A window of the Verminephrobacter eiseniae EF01-2 genome harbors these coding sequences:
- a CDS encoding crotonase/enoyl-CoA hydratase family protein, producing the protein MSEAQSITTQREGGILIITINRPEARNAFDLATSRQMQAVMDMLDADDSLFVGIITGAGGTFCAGADLKAVARGERPATPERGGFGMFSKPSTKPLIAAVEGYAVGGGLELCLSCDLIVAASSAKLGLPEVRNGVVAIGGGLFRLPRRMPHHLAMELALTGDIREAAYFHQQGVVNQLSSPGCALQDALALAQRLVQNSPLALAASKAVVQAASEQTEAALWDGQMALVAKAFQSEDRQEGLRAFAEKRKPVWSGR; encoded by the coding sequence ATGAGCGAAGCGCAGAGCATCACGACGCAGCGCGAAGGCGGCATCCTGATCATCACGATCAACCGCCCTGAGGCGCGGAACGCGTTCGATCTGGCCACCTCGCGTCAGATGCAGGCCGTCATGGACATGCTGGATGCGGACGACAGCCTGTTCGTCGGCATCATCACTGGCGCGGGCGGCACCTTCTGCGCTGGCGCCGACCTGAAGGCGGTGGCGCGCGGCGAGCGTCCGGCCACGCCGGAGCGTGGCGGTTTCGGCATGTTCAGCAAGCCGTCCACCAAGCCGTTGATCGCGGCCGTGGAAGGATATGCCGTCGGCGGCGGGCTCGAGTTGTGCCTGAGCTGCGACCTCATCGTCGCGGCATCCAGTGCCAAGCTGGGTCTGCCCGAGGTGCGCAATGGCGTCGTCGCCATCGGCGGCGGCCTGTTCCGCTTGCCGCGGCGCATGCCGCACCACCTAGCGATGGAATTGGCGTTGACCGGGGACATCCGCGAGGCGGCTTATTTCCATCAGCAGGGGGTAGTCAACCAGCTGTCCTCTCCGGGGTGCGCACTGCAGGACGCCTTGGCGCTGGCGCAACGCCTGGTGCAGAACTCGCCGCTGGCCCTGGCGGCCAGCAAGGCCGTGGTGCAGGCAGCGAGCGAGCAAACCGAGGCGGCACTGTGGGACGGCCAGATGGCGCTGGTCGCCAAGGCCTTCCAGTCGGAGGATCGCCAGGAAGGCCTGCGGGCCTTTGCTG
- a CDS encoding SDR family NAD(P)-dependent oxidoreductase — MALVTGAGQGVGQQVAEHLAAHGATVIVNDYFLERAQAVAKAIGNAGGKAYAVQADVTDNVSVKAMIAQVRDLAGPVDVLVNNAGNLGAHPSPDGRKPFWEFGPEVWSGAVDVNLYGVINCTGAVIPDMIERKSGRLITIISDAGRVGESGLEVYSAAKAGAAGFMRAVARTMGRHQVTANCVAIAATLTTPIEARLNADPERLKKMMSHYVIRRPGKPTDVANMVLFLASGASDWITGQTYPVNGGFSFSM, encoded by the coding sequence GTGGCGCTGGTGACGGGAGCCGGTCAGGGAGTCGGCCAGCAGGTGGCTGAACATCTGGCAGCCCATGGCGCGACCGTGATCGTCAACGATTACTTCCTGGAGCGCGCGCAGGCGGTCGCCAAAGCCATTGGCAACGCTGGAGGCAAGGCTTATGCCGTGCAGGCCGACGTCACGGACAACGTCAGCGTCAAGGCCATGATCGCGCAGGTGCGCGATCTGGCCGGCCCGGTCGACGTGCTGGTGAACAATGCAGGCAATCTGGGCGCCCATCCGTCACCTGACGGCCGCAAGCCATTCTGGGAATTCGGGCCGGAGGTCTGGAGCGGTGCCGTGGATGTGAACCTGTACGGCGTCATCAACTGCACGGGCGCTGTGATCCCGGACATGATCGAGCGCAAGAGCGGCCGCCTGATCACCATCATTTCCGACGCGGGCCGTGTCGGTGAATCCGGCCTGGAGGTGTACTCCGCGGCCAAGGCCGGGGCAGCCGGTTTCATGCGTGCGGTGGCTCGCACCATGGGCCGTCACCAGGTCACGGCCAACTGCGTGGCGATCGCTGCCACGCTGACGACGCCAATCGAGGCGCGCTTGAATGCCGATCCCGAGCGGCTGAAGAAGATGATGTCGCACTACGTCATCCGCCGCCCTGGCAAGCCCACCGACGTAGCCAACATGGTGCTGTTCCTGGCTTCCGGCGCCAGCGACTGGATCACCGGCCAGACCTATCCGGTCAATGGCGGCTTCTCGTTCTCGATGTGA
- a CDS encoding class I adenylate-forming enzyme family protein: MTDEIRPGSIEYWAVQTPDAQACIEGERSLTWRELNARANRVAQALHLRGVEHGHIVALSMEVRMEWLVLSGALAKLGCSMLGVNWRLTDEEARYVLSDSGAQVFITDAQDLAVVSRTVQAALVPLVVTIETPGESFVPWSELLEAPEVARQSLAEASLLIYTSGTTGLPKGVAVGRPSTDLVTLREYFESVDASGAVEGVRVQLVNMPMHHASGPSQMWSAIRKGRTLVLQRRFDAEGVLALIQKHHVHLWSGVPTMFKRLAGLAPEVLARYDVSSIRRIGVGAAPVPYALKLWMLSYFGRDTLQENYGSTETGMVCALLPAMQERKPGSSGLPFRHVSVEVRDALGHLLPTGQIGELWVKTPITIKQYLNEPALGEDVLDARGFFRTGDVGYLDEDGYLFITDRVKDMVITGGVNVYPAEIESVLMRHAAVEDVAVIGIPDEDFGEQVLAFCQLKAGRAANEADLLAHCERYLASYKQPRRIEFVEDLPRNGMGKVLKRELRNPYWIGKERRV, encoded by the coding sequence GTGACCGACGAGATCCGACCGGGCAGCATCGAATACTGGGCTGTCCAAACACCTGATGCGCAGGCCTGCATCGAGGGCGAGCGCAGCCTGACCTGGCGGGAACTGAACGCGCGGGCCAACCGCGTCGCGCAGGCCTTGCACCTGCGCGGCGTGGAGCATGGCCACATCGTGGCGCTCAGCATGGAAGTGCGCATGGAATGGCTGGTGCTATCCGGCGCGCTCGCCAAGCTGGGCTGTTCGATGCTGGGGGTGAACTGGCGTCTGACCGACGAAGAAGCCCGCTACGTGCTGTCCGACAGCGGTGCGCAGGTGTTCATCACCGACGCGCAGGATCTGGCCGTCGTCTCGCGCACAGTCCAGGCTGCGCTGGTGCCGCTGGTGGTGACCATTGAAACGCCGGGCGAAAGCTTCGTGCCCTGGTCGGAACTGCTGGAGGCGCCTGAAGTGGCGCGCCAATCACTGGCGGAGGCCAGCCTGCTGATCTATACCTCGGGCACTACGGGCTTGCCAAAAGGGGTGGCTGTGGGCAGGCCGTCGACGGATTTGGTCACGCTGCGCGAATACTTTGAAAGTGTCGATGCATCAGGTGCCGTCGAAGGGGTGCGGGTGCAACTGGTCAACATGCCCATGCACCACGCTTCCGGTCCCAGCCAGATGTGGAGCGCCATCCGCAAGGGCCGCACATTGGTGCTGCAGCGCCGGTTCGATGCCGAGGGCGTGCTGGCGCTGATCCAGAAGCACCACGTGCACCTCTGGTCGGGTGTTCCAACCATGTTCAAACGCTTGGCGGGGCTGGCGCCTGAAGTGCTGGCGCGGTACGACGTGTCCTCCATCCGCCGCATCGGTGTGGGGGCGGCGCCGGTTCCTTATGCACTCAAGCTGTGGATGCTGTCCTACTTCGGCCGCGACACCTTGCAGGAGAACTACGGCTCTACCGAAACCGGCATGGTCTGCGCGCTGTTGCCCGCCATGCAGGAGCGCAAGCCAGGTTCAAGCGGCCTGCCGTTTCGCCATGTGTCGGTCGAGGTACGCGATGCCCTTGGCCACCTGTTGCCGACGGGCCAGATTGGCGAGTTGTGGGTCAAGACGCCGATCACGATCAAGCAGTACCTCAATGAACCGGCACTCGGTGAGGATGTGCTGGATGCGCGCGGGTTTTTCCGCACCGGCGATGTCGGCTATTTGGACGAAGACGGCTATCTGTTCATCACCGACCGCGTCAAGGACATGGTCATCACCGGCGGAGTGAACGTCTATCCGGCCGAGATCGAGTCGGTCCTGATGCGGCATGCCGCGGTCGAAGATGTCGCCGTTATCGGTATCCCCGACGAGGACTTCGGCGAGCAGGTGCTGGCGTTCTGCCAGCTCAAGGCCGGACGTGCGGCGAACGAGGCCGATTTGCTGGCGCATTGCGAGCGCTACCTGGCGTCCTACAAGCAGCCACGCCGCATCGAGTTCGTGGAAGACCTGCCCCGTAATGGCATGGGCAAGGTCCTCAAGCGAGAACTGAGAAACCCCTACTGGATTGGAAAGGAACGACGGGTATGA
- a CDS encoding Zn-ribbon domain-containing OB-fold protein, translating into MRGMRCDACGYVFFPPQNLGCEQCGTTGSALRPCQLVGSGTLMARVTVHLHAKPERPAPFVIGTVRLDDGPVVRMLLDAPPDTLPPIGSPMVAVLSPVASEEGSRVHDLRFSLAQPAPLQE; encoded by the coding sequence CTGCGAGGCATGCGCTGCGACGCCTGCGGCTATGTGTTTTTTCCACCGCAGAACCTCGGTTGCGAACAATGCGGCACGACCGGCAGCGCGTTGCGCCCCTGCCAGCTCGTCGGCAGTGGCACGCTGATGGCACGCGTGACGGTGCACCTGCACGCCAAGCCGGAGCGCCCTGCCCCCTTTGTCATCGGTACGGTGCGCCTGGATGACGGCCCCGTGGTGCGCATGCTGCTGGACGCTCCGCCCGATACCTTGCCTCCGATTGGCAGCCCCATGGTCGCCGTTCTATCGCCGGTGGCATCCGAGGAAGGCTCCCGCGTGCACGACTTGCGCTTCTCACTCGCGCAACCTGCCCCACTTCAGGAGTAA
- a CDS encoding thiolase family protein — protein MPVTLGSLRPVYVVGVGLHPYQPLSETPYVQLGLSAARDALTDARVPWEFVDSAYVAKALLPMAVGRPMLRHLGATGLPITHVENASASGSAAFRQACMEVACAMSDISFVIGVDKPTALGSRAEMLTGIPNLADDAIVPFTHFALLADAYAQRTGCSFEDIARVAGKNLRNASLNPFAQRRQAKTLDEILGGKKVSGQFTTLQCTPVGEGAAAVVVASEEGLRRAGLGLERAVRITASAARSQRVYTDPTRYDEMLTKETVEAALAQAGVSAGGLDVIELHDAFTVEELEYLEAIGVCGHGQAAGLLKEGAFDIGGRCAVSPSGGLIGMGHPIGPTGIGQIVEITRQLRGEAGVRQHPDAQIGPAHMVGLGAVCFAHVLQSL, from the coding sequence ATGCCTGTCACCCTTGGTTCCCTACGCCCCGTCTACGTGGTGGGCGTGGGATTGCACCCCTACCAGCCGCTGAGCGAGACGCCTTATGTACAACTCGGCCTCTCTGCAGCCCGCGACGCCCTGACCGACGCACGCGTGCCGTGGGAGTTCGTGGATTCGGCCTACGTGGCCAAGGCCTTGCTGCCCATGGCCGTCGGCCGCCCGATGCTGCGGCACCTGGGGGCCACCGGGCTGCCTATCACCCATGTCGAAAACGCATCGGCCTCCGGATCCGCCGCTTTCCGCCAGGCCTGCATGGAAGTCGCTTGCGCGATGAGCGACATCTCCTTCGTCATCGGCGTCGACAAGCCGACCGCGCTGGGGTCGCGAGCGGAAATGCTGACCGGCATTCCTAACTTGGCCGACGACGCCATCGTCCCATTCACGCATTTCGCGCTGCTGGCCGATGCGTACGCGCAGCGAACCGGCTGTTCGTTCGAAGACATCGCGCGCGTCGCCGGCAAGAACCTGCGCAATGCCAGCCTGAACCCGTTCGCCCAACGCCGGCAGGCCAAGACGCTGGATGAAATCCTGGGCGGCAAGAAAGTCTCCGGCCAGTTCACGACCCTGCAATGCACCCCCGTGGGCGAAGGCGCAGCCGCCGTGGTGGTTGCCTCCGAAGAGGGTCTGCGCCGTGCCGGCCTGGGATTGGAGCGCGCCGTGCGCATCACGGCTTCGGCGGCCCGCAGCCAGCGCGTCTACACCGACCCCACGCGCTACGACGAAATGCTGACCAAGGAAACCGTCGAGGCGGCACTGGCACAGGCGGGTGTCTCCGCTGGTGGCCTGGATGTAATCGAACTTCACGACGCCTTCACGGTCGAGGAACTCGAGTACCTGGAAGCCATCGGCGTATGCGGTCACGGCCAGGCGGCAGGCCTTCTAAAAGAAGGTGCCTTCGACATCGGCGGACGCTGTGCCGTGAGTCCTTCAGGGGGCCTGATCGGCATGGGACACCCGATTGGCCCCACGGGCATTGGGCAGATCGTGGAGATCACCCGGCAGTTGCGCGGCGAAGCTGGCGTGCGACAGCACCCCGATGCGCAGATCGGCCCGGCACACATGGTCGGACTCGGCGCGGTGTGCTTCGCCCACGTGCTGCAGAGCCTCTAG
- a CDS encoding IS630 family transposase codes for MQRMGKMNLTDAERDKLLTATRSRTARVADVRRAKLILMLEEGQSRDTIMQRLECDSRFISRWSSRFLSERLAGMYARHPGRAPKQPPAKLEARVLNYTLRRKPSDGSTHWSSYKLSAELGDVSVSAVQRIWRKHNVRPQRLDRHMVSNDPDFETKAADVIGLYLNPPAHAVVFCVDEKTAIQALDRKDRMLPLSPGRAESHGFEYKRNGTLSLFAALNTATGQVLGKTAARHTSEQFVAFLTDIVASQCERQEIHVICDNVSSHKTQRVRDFLVQHGNVRMHFTPTYSSWLNQVENWFSRIQRDVITRGVFTSVKDLGRKLMRYIREHNKNPKPIKWKYDDPSRRIRQVLVQ; via the coding sequence ATGCAACGCATGGGAAAAATGAATCTGACCGACGCCGAGCGAGACAAATTGTTGACCGCCACGCGTAGCCGCACGGCGCGCGTGGCGGACGTGCGCAGGGCCAAGCTGATCCTCATGCTCGAAGAGGGTCAGTCGCGCGACACCATCATGCAAAGGCTCGAATGCGACTCGCGTTTCATCTCCCGCTGGTCCAGCCGCTTTCTCAGCGAGCGCCTGGCGGGCATGTACGCCCGGCACCCGGGACGCGCGCCCAAGCAGCCACCGGCAAAACTGGAAGCGCGGGTGCTCAACTACACGCTCAGGCGCAAGCCGAGCGATGGCTCCACGCACTGGAGCAGCTACAAGTTGTCGGCTGAACTTGGCGACGTATCCGTTTCTGCTGTTCAGCGCATCTGGCGCAAGCACAACGTGCGACCGCAAAGGCTGGATCGACACATGGTGTCCAACGACCCGGACTTCGAGACCAAGGCGGCCGATGTGATCGGGCTGTACCTCAATCCACCGGCGCACGCCGTGGTGTTCTGCGTCGATGAGAAGACCGCCATCCAGGCACTCGATCGCAAGGACCGGATGCTGCCGCTGTCGCCAGGGCGTGCCGAGAGCCACGGATTCGAGTACAAGAGAAACGGCACGCTGAGCTTGTTCGCGGCGCTGAACACCGCCACCGGCCAGGTGCTGGGCAAGACCGCGGCGCGCCACACCAGCGAGCAATTCGTCGCCTTCCTTACCGACATCGTCGCCAGCCAGTGCGAGCGGCAGGAGATCCATGTCATCTGCGACAACGTCAGCAGCCACAAGACCCAGCGCGTGCGGGACTTCCTTGTACAGCACGGCAACGTGCGCATGCACTTCACACCCACGTACTCGTCGTGGCTGAACCAAGTGGAGAACTGGTTCTCGCGCATTCAGCGTGATGTCATAACCCGCGGCGTATTTACCTCGGTGAAGGACTTGGGGCGAAAGCTGATGCGCTACATCCGCGAACACAACAAGAATCCCAAGCCCATCAAGTGGAAGTACGACGATCCATCACGGCGCATTCGGCAGGTGCTTGTTCAATGA
- a CDS encoding TetR/AcrR family transcriptional regulator: MSAQTPSKRNTQSSRRTQADRRQDAEQRLLESGLKVIAQKGVAGMTLNEVGAIAGYSRSLVAYHYDNKEQFLGALAHYVRQRIQEVRDQRPSAEPGLPRLLGSIAQYMRTPSSHGRAIYAMLNEAMIFDGNLQVYMREFTQLTINTYATQLRMAIEKGKISADIDAETTAIVIVGMLRGTAMQYLLDPERFPMEKITSTMLDSVRRMLGAT, encoded by the coding sequence ATGTCCGCCCAAACGCCCTCGAAGCGAAACACCCAGTCCTCCCGCAGAACACAAGCAGACCGTCGCCAAGACGCCGAGCAGCGCCTGCTCGAGAGCGGGCTCAAGGTGATCGCCCAGAAGGGCGTGGCAGGCATGACGCTCAACGAGGTTGGCGCTATCGCTGGCTACAGCCGAAGCTTGGTGGCGTATCACTACGACAACAAAGAACAATTCCTCGGCGCGCTGGCGCACTATGTGCGCCAGCGCATCCAGGAAGTCCGCGACCAGAGACCATCCGCGGAACCCGGCCTGCCCCGGCTACTCGGCAGCATCGCTCAGTACATGCGCACCCCTAGTTCACATGGCCGGGCGATCTATGCCATGCTCAATGAAGCCATGATCTTCGATGGCAACCTGCAGGTATACATGCGTGAGTTCACGCAGTTGACGATCAACACTTACGCCACCCAGTTGCGCATGGCCATCGAAAAAGGCAAAATCAGCGCCGATATCGACGCGGAGACCACCGCGATCGTCATCGTGGGGATGCTACGCGGCACCGCCATGCAATACCTGCTGGATCCAGAGCGGTTTCCAATGGAGAAAATCACCAGCACGATGCTTGATAGCGTGCGTCGCATGCTGGGCGCGACCTGA
- a CDS encoding TetR/AcrR family transcriptional regulator produces MSSPSENPETLADPSRPRVRRTQAERVAESDRRLIEAAIRLIARVGYTHTTLESIGVEAGYSRGLVQHRFGSKERLLEELIKHITADYRERLLVRLQGLRGMDALFCEIDCYLEGMDMPAERSLAFFMLMQESLGPVPQIRATFAAISARWHRALTRQIEIGQQTGQIRSDIDPASEAQLLIATLRGLRMQSMLDPQTSNTALSIESLKNNLCARLQEPRHTPSARSRE; encoded by the coding sequence TTGTCCAGCCCATCCGAGAACCCCGAAACCCTTGCCGATCCGAGTCGCCCCCGCGTGCGCCGCACTCAAGCCGAACGCGTCGCCGAATCGGACCGCCGCTTGATAGAAGCAGCCATCCGGCTCATCGCCCGCGTCGGCTACACCCACACCACGCTCGAATCTATCGGTGTCGAAGCTGGCTATAGCCGCGGCCTGGTCCAGCATCGCTTCGGCAGCAAGGAGCGGCTGCTGGAAGAACTGATCAAACACATCACCGCCGATTACCGCGAGCGACTGCTTGTGCGCCTGCAAGGCTTGCGCGGTATGGACGCGCTGTTCTGCGAGATCGACTGCTATCTTGAGGGAATGGACATGCCAGCCGAGCGATCACTCGCCTTCTTCATGTTGATGCAGGAGTCGCTAGGGCCGGTGCCGCAGATTCGTGCCACCTTCGCAGCCATCAGTGCGCGCTGGCACCGAGCGCTGACGCGCCAGATCGAGATCGGACAGCAGACGGGCCAGATCCGCTCCGACATCGACCCGGCCAGCGAGGCGCAACTGCTGATCGCGACGCTGCGCGGCCTGCGCATGCAGTCCATGCTGGACCCGCAAACCAGCAACACGGCGCTGTCCATCGAGTCGCTCAAGAATAACCTGTGCGCACGCCTCCAGGAACCCCGGCACACGCCCAGTGCGCGGTCTCGCGAATGA
- a CDS encoding IclR family transcriptional regulator domain-containing protein — MRRVTLGTRVPVQKTAVGLAYLAALPPEVLQSVLARIGVSASSRGAQRRRELESAVAQGKKRGYSIAAFMPGNEAVGRAFIGPDHQLYAMNISFEAREGSKTKDCKRFAQVLKDLIDAIQQAWGN, encoded by the coding sequence TTGCGGCGCGTCACGCTTGGCACACGCGTGCCTGTCCAAAAAACTGCTGTCGGTTTGGCCTATCTGGCCGCGTTACCGCCGGAGGTGCTGCAATCCGTGCTCGCCAGGATCGGTGTCAGTGCGAGTTCCCGCGGAGCGCAGCGACGCAGGGAGTTGGAAAGCGCTGTGGCGCAAGGCAAGAAGCGGGGCTACAGCATCGCAGCGTTCATGCCGGGGAATGAGGCCGTGGGCCGCGCATTCATCGGGCCTGATCACCAACTCTACGCTATGAACATCAGCTTCGAAGCACGGGAAGGATCGAAGACCAAGGATTGCAAGCGCTTTGCTCAGGTGCTCAAAGACCTTATCGATGCCATTCAACAAGCGTGGGGGAACTGA
- a CDS encoding CaiB/BaiF CoA transferase family protein, with protein sequence MTTSPTMPDGQRQRAPSSGPLDGIRVLDLTSVVLGPLATQVLADLGADVIKIEGPEGDMMRANGVSQHAGMSSIYLALNRNKRSVVLDLKNEEGVAALRHLIAQADVLVHNMRVAAIERLGFGYEAVAALNPRLVYCMATGFGQDGPYKDKPAFDDIIQAGSGLVSLNTNGGNRPEYVPSLIADKTTGLVLANAVLAALLHRERRGVGQCVEVPMLETMASFVLAEHMGGMTFEGSTESAGYARLLHGGRRPLQTRDGWICALPYTDRHWRAFFHAVGRDDIGDDCRVADKSQRNANIRKLYQRLAELILERTTAEWMDLFEQLDIPATPIHALGDLPEHPHLKAVGLFQETHHPTEGPLREIRPPMRFSATPLSLRRHAPSLGEHTHEVLLEAGFTREEMTRVVATTATAVD encoded by the coding sequence ATGACAACCTCACCCACTATGCCCGACGGGCAGCGCCAGCGCGCCCCAAGCAGTGGCCCGCTCGATGGCATTCGCGTACTGGACCTGACTTCGGTCGTTCTCGGGCCCCTGGCGACCCAGGTACTCGCGGACCTGGGCGCCGACGTGATCAAGATCGAAGGCCCAGAAGGCGACATGATGCGTGCCAACGGTGTGTCGCAGCACGCCGGAATGAGCTCCATCTACTTGGCGCTGAACCGGAACAAGCGCTCGGTCGTGCTCGACCTCAAGAATGAGGAAGGCGTCGCAGCGCTGAGGCACCTGATCGCGCAGGCGGACGTGCTCGTGCACAACATGCGCGTGGCCGCCATCGAGCGGCTGGGCTTCGGCTATGAGGCCGTGGCAGCACTGAATCCGCGCTTGGTCTACTGCATGGCCACCGGTTTCGGGCAGGACGGACCGTACAAGGACAAGCCCGCTTTCGACGACATCATCCAGGCGGGCTCCGGCTTGGTATCCCTGAACACGAACGGCGGCAACCGGCCGGAGTATGTGCCCAGCCTGATCGCCGACAAGACTACGGGGCTCGTGCTGGCCAACGCAGTGCTGGCGGCTCTACTGCACCGCGAGCGCCGCGGCGTGGGACAGTGCGTGGAAGTGCCGATGCTGGAGACGATGGCCAGCTTCGTGCTGGCCGAGCACATGGGTGGCATGACGTTCGAAGGTTCCACGGAAAGCGCGGGCTATGCGCGCTTGTTGCACGGCGGCCGACGGCCCTTGCAGACCCGGGACGGCTGGATCTGCGCGCTCCCCTACACCGATCGCCACTGGCGCGCCTTCTTTCATGCGGTCGGCCGGGACGACATTGGCGATGACTGCCGGGTTGCAGACAAATCTCAGCGAAACGCCAACATCCGCAAGCTCTACCAGCGACTGGCTGAACTCATTCTTGAGCGCACGACAGCCGAATGGATGGACCTCTTTGAGCAATTGGACATTCCAGCGACACCCATCCATGCACTCGGCGACCTGCCGGAACACCCGCATCTGAAAGCGGTCGGGCTGTTCCAGGAAACGCATCACCCGACGGAGGGCCCGCTCAGGGAGATCCGTCCGCCGATGCGGTTTTCAGCCACGCCGCTCTCCTTGCGGCGGCACGCGCCCAGCCTGGGCGAGCACACCCACGAAGTCTTGCTGGAAGCCGGCTTCACGCGCGAAGAGATGACGCGCGTCGTGGCAACAACGGCAACCGCGGTTGATTGA
- a CDS encoding acyl-CoA dehydrogenase family protein: protein MNFKLEEEHQMIQDLVARFVREQLMPLESSALAREASTGVLALLPEEQERLDALSRELGLWGLDAPAEMDGHDLPVVAMVGVNEELGKTITPYDLPPDSPNLRMLMQTANASQRERYLAPYARGETASAIAISEPGAGGDPSMMSTRAVREGDDWTLNGRKIWISKADKADWTIVMVVTDKALGARGGISAFIVDKGTPGFKVERRIPMIGGVSTYEVVLEDCRVPGTQLLGQEGAGFAPMQARLSSRRVQMAAWCIGRAQRALDMICEYAPQRRTFGAPLAERQAIQWWVADAATRIHACRLMTYDAAARIDAGDEARTQVSMIKVFATEMAWEVIDRAMQALGAMGMTKELPLQQMANETRLMRIYEGPSEVHRWVIARDLLGLKR, encoded by the coding sequence GTGAATTTCAAACTGGAAGAAGAACACCAGATGATCCAGGACTTGGTGGCCCGCTTTGTGCGCGAGCAGTTGATGCCACTGGAATCGTCAGCGCTGGCACGGGAGGCATCGACCGGCGTGCTGGCACTGCTGCCGGAGGAGCAGGAACGGCTCGACGCGCTGTCGCGCGAACTGGGCCTGTGGGGACTGGACGCGCCCGCCGAGATGGACGGCCACGACCTGCCGGTGGTCGCGATGGTCGGCGTGAACGAAGAGCTGGGCAAAACCATCACGCCCTACGACTTGCCGCCCGACTCCCCCAATCTGCGCATGCTGATGCAGACCGCCAACGCCAGCCAGCGGGAACGGTATCTGGCCCCTTATGCACGGGGCGAGACCGCCTCGGCGATCGCGATCTCGGAGCCCGGTGCCGGCGGCGATCCGTCGATGATGAGCACACGGGCGGTGCGCGAGGGCGACGACTGGACCCTCAACGGCCGCAAGATCTGGATCAGCAAGGCCGACAAGGCCGACTGGACCATCGTGATGGTCGTCACCGACAAGGCACTGGGCGCGCGCGGCGGCATCTCGGCCTTCATCGTCGACAAGGGCACGCCCGGCTTCAAGGTGGAGCGGCGCATTCCTATGATTGGAGGGGTCTCCACCTACGAAGTGGTACTGGAAGACTGCCGTGTGCCCGGCACCCAGCTCCTGGGTCAGGAAGGCGCCGGTTTCGCGCCGATGCAGGCGCGCCTGTCCAGCCGACGGGTGCAGATGGCCGCCTGGTGCATTGGCCGCGCGCAGCGGGCGCTCGACATGATCTGCGAATACGCGCCGCAGCGGCGGACCTTCGGCGCACCCCTGGCGGAGCGCCAGGCCATCCAGTGGTGGGTCGCAGACGCCGCCACCCGCATTCACGCCTGTCGGCTCATGACCTATGACGCAGCGGCCCGCATCGACGCCGGCGACGAGGCGCGCACGCAGGTTTCCATGATCAAGGTCTTCGCGACCGAGATGGCCTGGGAAGTCATCGACCGGGCCATGCAGGCCCTGGGCGCGATGGGCATGACCAAGGAGCTGCCCCTGCAGCAGATGGCCAACGAAACCCGGCTGATGCGCATCTACGAAGGCCCGAGCGAAGTGCACCGGTGGGTGATCGCGCGGGACCTCCTGGGACTCAAGCGCTGA